In Methanofollis aquaemaris, the genomic window GGTTTCGACGGCACCGCCGAACGGAACGACACCTGGATCTCGACCGATAGGGGCGTCACCTGGGAGCAGGTGAACGCGAGTTCGGGGTGGACGGCGCGGCAGGCCCATACCGCCGTCGCCCTCCCCGACGGCACTATCGTCCTCATGGGCGGTTTTGACGGCACCGGCTTCGTGAACGACGTCTGGCGGTCGGAGGACGGCGGCGTTACGTGGACGAAGCTGCCCGACGCAGGGTGGTCAAAAAGGATGTACCCTGAGAGCGTCGCCATGCCCGACGGCAGCATCATCCTCATGGGCGGTGCCAGCGGCGGTCCCACCGGCGGACTCTGCAATGACACCTGGCGATCGGAGGACGGCGGCAGGACCTGGACGGAGTTGCCCCGCGCCGGGTGGACGGGACGGATGTACCCCGAGAGCGTCGCCATGCCCGACGGCAGCGTCCTCCTGATGGGAGGGTACGACGGCGGGTATACGAACGATGTCTGGCGGTCGACCGATGACGGCGCCACCTGGACACAGGTGCCCGATGCCGGGTGGATGGGACGGAGCGGCCACACCTCCGTCGCCATGCCCGACGGGAGCGTCGTCGTCATGGGCGGTTCCGACGGCACCGATAAAAACGACGTCTGGCAGTTCGGGCCCGCTGGGTCGACCGACCAGAACCCCACGCACACCTACGAGGTCGCAGGCACCTACACGGTGACTTTGCAGGCGTTCAACGCCGACGGTCCGGCGCGGGCGACCGGGACGGTCACGGTCGCGGCATGTGTCCCGCCGACGGCGGCGTTCACCGGCACGCCGCTGTCCGGCACCGCACCCCTCACCGTCTGCTTCACCGACGCCTCGACCGGCGACCCGACCGGGCGGACCTGGTTCTTCGGCGACGAGGACTACACGGAGGCCTGGACACAGCTCCCTGATGCCGCGTGGCCGGCACGGATCTGTTTCAGCAGCGTGGCGACGCCCGACGGCACCATCATCATCATGGGCGGGTGGGACGAGACCACCAATCTGAACGACGTCTGGCGGTCGGCCGATGGCGGCGCGACCTGGACGAAAGCGGGGGATGCCCGGTGGTCAGCACGGTCCCATCACGCGGCCGTCGCCCTGCCCGACGGGAGCGTCGTCGTCATGGGCGGTTCCGACGCCGCAAGCCTGAACGACACCTGGATCTCGACGGATAAAGGCAGGACATGGACGCTCCAGAACGCGAGTTCAGGGTGGACGGCACGGGGAGACCCGGCCGTCGTCGCGCTTGCCGACGGGAGCATCGTCCTGATGGGCGGTTCCGATCCCTGGTGGAAGAACGACACCTGGATCTCGACCGACAGGGGCATGACCTGGACGATGCAGAACGCGAGTTCGGGGTGGACGGGACGGACCTTCCACAGCAGCGTCGCCATGCCTGACGGGAGCATCATCCTCACGGGAGGTCTCGACGGCACCGCCCGCCTGAACGACACGTGGCGCTCGACCGATGAAGGCGTTACCTGGACGCTGATGAACGGGAGTTCGGGGTGGGCCGGACGGACCTCCCACAGCATGGTCGCCATGCCCGACGGGAGCGTCCTCCTCATGGGCGGGTGGAACGGCACGCCTCTCCACGACGCCTGGCGGTCGACGGACAACGGCGCAACCTGGACGAGACTGCCCGATGCCGCGTGGGCGGGACGGTATTATCACGCCAGCGTCGCCCTGCCGGACGGGAGCGTCGTCGTCATGGGCGGTCTCGATGACGACGCCCGCCTGAACGATGTCTGGCGTCTCCGGCCCGCAGAATCAGGGCAGAACCCCACGCACACGTACACGACGCCGGGCACCTATACGGTCACGTTCCAGGCGTTCAATGCCGGCGGGTACGACCGCGAACAAAAGACTGTCACGGTCAGGGTGCCATCGTCGGGCGGCGGCGACGGTGACGACTCGTGGACGGCACCGGCGGCGCAGTCGCTCACCTCACGCGACGTGACCGTGAGCGGGAGATCGGCCGTGAGCCGGGTCAACGTCACCGGCACCGGGACCTCCGGGATCATCGTCACGGCCACCGTCCTCTCCGCACCGCCCGCCGGCGTCCCGCCGGTGCCGGGCAGCGTCCTCGAGTACGTCGATCTCGTGCCGGCCCGGTACACGAACATCACCGGGGCGACGGTCACCTTCACGGTCCCGGTCGCATGGATGGAGGAGCACCGCCTCTCCCCGGCCGACGTCGTGCTGTACCACTATGCCAACGCCACCTGGAACGCCCTGCCGACGACGGCCGGGGCGACCGCGGACGGGGGGGTCACCTTCACGGCGACGAGTCCGGGCTTCTCCCTCTACGCGATCTCCGGAGTAGCGGAAGTCCCGGCAGAACCGACAACAATCCCGACACCGGCGGCGACGGCCTCGCCCGCGACGCCGGTGACGACCGCGGAGGAGACCACGGCCGTGCCGACGACGCAGCAGGCGGCGCCCGCTCTCCCCCTGGCGGCGATCGCGGTCGGCGGCGGGTTCCTCCTCAGGCGCCGGCGGATACAGCGGTAGAACCGGGTGCCCTTCCGCGAGTATGATTCATTCCTTTTTTTCCGCACTGCGGCGTCACCACACCGCCCCGAGGATCATCCCGCCCGCATACACCACCATCGCCAGGTGAAAGAGGGGGAGCACCCGCATCGCGGCCTCCGGCGTCGGCCCTCTGAGGATGACGACGTTCGCGACGAGGAGCATGGCAAACCCGACGAGCAGTCCGGCCCGCGCCGTCGGGCCAAGCACCCCGGCGAAGAGGAGGGCCGCACCGCCGTGGAGCGCGGTGAACCCGGCGATCCAGTGGGCCGTCCCCCGCGTTCCGTACAGCACGGTGACCGTCCGCATCCCCCTGGCGTGATCGTTTTCCACGTCGACAAGGTCGTTTGCGCCGAGGTGGGCGAGGGCGTAGGGGTAGAAGAAGAGGAAGTAGAGGAGGGCGGTGAGGTCGGGCGTCCCGGCGACAAGGTAGCCCGCGACCGGGAAGAGGGCGAAGTCGGTTCGCCCGACGACCTGGGCGATGGGGAATGTCTGGTCCCGCTTCTTCACCTGGTAGAAGACCTCGACGGCAAAACTGTAGCCCATGATGGCGGCCACCCAGAGGGAGTGGGGGTACGGTAGCGTGGCGATGAGGAGGAGCGCGAGAAGGCCGAGGATGAGGAAGAGGCCGAGGGCGTGCGTCGCGGGGATCTCTCCGGCCGCAAGGGGCCGCGTCCCGAAGAGCCGCCAGTACCGGGTCAGTCGCCCTTCGACGTCTTTTGTGTCGCGTTCGCGGTCAACGTAGTCGTTGAGCACCATCCCGGCCTCGAAGCCGAAGAGGCCGATGAGGGCGGCGGTGACGACGAGGGGCCAGGAGAAGTTTTGGTACGCGGTGAAGGCGAGGAAGAGGCCTGAGCAGAAGAGGAGCGGCCAGGCGAAGGCGAAGTGGATGCGCAGGAGGTCGGCGTAGGCGCGGAGGGTCATGGGGGGTTCCTCCGGTGGGGTTCGCGGGTGATGGGTGTTTTTTGGATGGGTGTTTTCATAGGACTTCGGGTCAGGGGTTCATCTTTCCTTATGGGTTTTATTGTCTTGTGGTTGATCCTGGGGGTGGGATGGGGTGTGGAGGAGGAGAGTGTCACAGCGGATGGGGAGCGGGCGTGGTGAACGGCATGATCCCGGGTGATGAGGTCACAGATGAAGGCTTTGGGGATCATCGGATAAATGAATTACAGAATTCCCGGTAAACGGTGCCTCGATCCAGGCAAATTTTTAAGTCCCGGGTTCCTTTGAGATCTGCCTCTAGACAAAATGGCCAATCGTATCGCTTAAAAAATAAAATAACCTGCCCCACAACATAGAAAATCCGATCATCCATAGAATAGAAACAATTCCCTTTTAAATATCAAAAACAAAATCCAGACTATTATCTAATAACGGTGATCTTTTGTCTACCGAAGATAACAAAAAAGACCTACAGGAAATACTGGGAGAATATGCAGACCCCAGGCCCTCTGCACTGATAGAGTCACTGAGGGCCTTTGGATATGATCTAAAAACATCCATTGCGGATCTGATTGACAACAGCATATCAGCACATGCAAAAAATATCTATGTTGATTTTTATTATAACGGCTTCGATTCATCCGTTACCATCACAGATGACGGCATCGGAATGACGCTTGAAGGTCTTGTCAATGCCATGAGGCCCGGTTCCTTCAGTCCGCTTGAGGTCAGAAAACCTGAAGATCTTGGGAGATTTGGTCTGGGCTTAAAAACGGCCTCATTTTCCCAGTGTCGGCGGACAACAGTTTTTTCAAAAATAGAAGGATCTACTGGCAATGCCAGAACATGGGATCTTGACACGGTAATTGCAGGAAACAAATGGCAACTTATTATACCTAATTCATCTGGTGAGATCAGAGAATTTTCAAGAATCAGAAATTTTAATTCAGGAACTGTGGTATTATGGGAAAAAACAGACCGAATATCGTCCGGAATGGAAACCGAATGCGCAAATGATCTCAACCGTTTCAACGATATGATCGATGAGGTTTCTGAACATCTTTCAATGACATTTCACAGATTCCTGGAGGGACACGGGAAAATAAACATATTCATAAATGGAAATCCAGTAGAGCCCTGGGATCCATTTCTGTCATCACATCCCTCAACCCAGGAAATTACAGATGAACCCATTCCCCTAAGCAAAGAAATTGTTAATATTACGCCTTATGTCCTCCCCCACCATTCAAGAATCACCGATGAAGAGCATGAAAGATCTTCAGGACCTAAAGGATGGAACGATCAGCAGGGATTCTACATATACCGCAACAGAAGGCTTCTCGTATCAGGAAGCTGGCTTAATCTTGGATTTAAAAAGGAAGAACATTACAAACTCGCGAGAATAAAGGTTGACATTCCTAATTCACTTGATAGCCAGTGGCAGATTGATGTAAAAAAGGCAGTTGCCCGTCCCCCCCCACAGATAAGAGATGATCTCAAAAGGCTGGCAAGACTGACCCGTAAAAGGGCATCGGACATATACCGGCACAGAGGAAAAATCATTGCAAGAACACAGTCTGGAAATGATACATTCATGTGGGAAATAATAACGAAAAACAGAAAACCCACATACAAAATCAACAGAAAACATCCGCTTGTCAGTGATCTCCTGAATGACGATTCAGTGAATCACACAAAAATCAGACAGTTATTAAAAGGCATTGAGGAGACCGTTCCTATCAGTGCAATAATACTGAAAAATTCTGAGAATCCAGACAGTATTTCAGCACCTTTTGAGCATTCCAGCGAAGATGAGATTTATGGATACATTGATGTATTCTATTTGGCTTTGAAAAAAAGAGGTTTTACGGATTCGGCTATCCTGGAAAAACTCAGATTTCACGAAGAATTCAGGGATTATCAGGATCTGATTGACATCTACTTTGAAAAGAGGCGTAAAAATGAATGATGTAAAGAGAGGCACAAAACTGGTTCGAGATCTGATCGAGGATAAAATAAAGGAAGGTTTGCTTAAAAGAGAAGATATTGCAGAAGCAATTGAGGACTTAATGCCTGTCCTGAAAAAAATGTTTGACTGGGACGAGGGAAAAATAAGGGATACACTCCAACGTGAAGTAGAAAGCCAGACAAATACCTGGCTTGTGGAAAACGCTGCGGTTCTTGAAAATGATGAAAACCACGCTCCATGGCTTGATGATAAACGTGGTAAACTGAACTGGGAGTTCTGGAACAGTTATATTGAGTACCTTCAGGATAAGGGGTGGAGCGGCACCCTGATAGAAAATCTTGACAATACAACAGATAATATCCTCAGGAGACTTGAAGATCCAGTTCGAGAAGGGAACTGGGATCGCCGTGGAATGGTTGTCGGTGAGATACAATCCGGAAAAACCTCAAATTATATCGGGCTTGCATGTAAGGCATTTGATGCAGAATATAAACTGGTAATAATTCTCGCAGGCATACACAACAGTCTTAGAAGTCAGACACAGATACGTGTCAATGAGGGTATTATAGGGAGCAATACCATTTCAGGGATAGATGATCCTGACTCACAAAAAAGAACAGGAGTTGGACTACTTCCGGGCTATGATTATAAGAAGAGACCCGGAACCCTGACTTCTATCGAAGACAATGGCGATTTTTCAAAAAAGGTCATGAAAAGCGCCGGCATAAAACCTGGCCAGATGCCATTGATTCTGGTTGTCAAAAAAAATGTGACATCACTTAAAAATATAAAAAACTGGGCCCTTTCCGAGGCGCAACGTGTTGAAACAGGGGAAAAAATTCTCCGGGATGTACCTCTTCTTCTGATAGATGATGAGGCTGACAACGCCTCAATAGATACAAATAAGATCCCCGATGCTGAACCAGATGAAGAGTCAGATGAGGAGTATGAACCGACAAGGATAAATGGACTAATAAGAGGAATTCTTCACAGTTTTGAAAAATCTTCATATGTTGGATATACCGCAACACCCTTTGCAAATATATTCATATATCCCGTTAAATACCTCACAAAGTACGGAAGAGATCTGTTCCCGAGGAATTTTATCATCAGTCTTCCCACCCCTTCAAATTATATAGGTCCTGAAAAAGTATTCGGTTTCGATGACGACCCGGAGACCGGCATTGAAGGGCAGGACGGGCTCCCACTTGTAATCCCAGTACATGACAGCGCGGATTACATACCTTCAATTCATAAAAGTGATCATTATATCAGTGAAATTCCTGAATCCCTCAAAAAAGCGGTAAAATATTTTATTCTTTCCTGTACTGCAAGAACAGTCCGTGGACATCCGAATGAACATAATTCCATGCTTGTACATGTTACAAGATATATCAATGTGCAAACACGAATAGGAGTATTGGTGGAATCAGAGCTCAGAGCAGTTCAACAGAAACTAAAATACGGAACCGGCCGGAACTCCGAGAATATTCTTGAAGAATTCCATGAGATATGGGAGACAGATTTTGTCCCGGTTACAAGGACTGTTATAGAAAAAACAGGCGATGCTGCAATCTCCGAAGTGTCCTGGGATGAAATAAAAGAGCATATTGTCCCTGTGGCATTAAAAATACGGATAATCATTGCAAACAGTTCTTCAAAAGACGTTCTTGAGTATAGAAACCATGAGAAAGTCGGGCTATCAGCGATCATAATTGGAGGAGACAGACTATCCCGAGGGCTGACACTTGAAGGTCTTACGATCAGTTACTATCTCCGTTCAACCCATATGTACGATACTCTTATGCAGATGGGAAGGTGGTTTGGTTATCGTCCCGGATATCTTGACCTCTGCCGGATTTTTACAACAAGCGAACTGATAGAATGTTACCGCCATATAGCCCTTGCAGGAAAGGAACTGCGTGAAGAATTTATTCATATGGCAGACACAGGCGCAACCCCTGAGGACTACGGCCTGCGGGTACGAACGCACCCGGGAAATATGATAGTTACAAGCGTTAACAAGATGCGTTACGGTGAAAAGATGAGGCTTTCGTATGCCGGAACAGTCAGCGAAAGTGTGGTGTATTTTAGAGACAGGAATCAAAATGAGAAAAACATAAAATCAACAGGGGATTTCATTACAGAACTTAACAGTGGCAGGGATTTCAGTAATATGAAAAAATATTACCTCTGGAGAAATATTCCCGCTGAAGATGTCATATCATATATGGACTCCATTAAGACACATCCGCATTCATATAAGGCAAATTCGTCCCTGATATCAAAATATATTAAAAAGGCATCGGCAAAGGGTGAACTAACCTCATGGACCATTGTACTGATGAACAGCGGAAACGGGGATAAAATAAAAATCGGGGATTACGAGGTAAAATCAGTAATCCGTTCACGTCTCAACACTGAAGACACATCTTCGGATAAGTATACAATACGCCGTCTGATATCAACCCGTGACGAATGGCTCGATATGGATGAACCAGTCCGGAAAAACATCATGGCCATGACAGTGGAAGCCTGGAAAAATGGGAAAATAAAATCAAAAGAAGCACCAGAGATCCCTTCGGGCAGGATTATTCGCGAAAAAAGGGATAAATCAAGCGGACTGCTTCTCATATATCCTGTTGATCTTCGTGAGGGCAATAAAATACTTGTCCACACTACTGGATTTGCGGTAAGTTTTCCATACAGCAAAACCGCTCCAGACATTGAATACATCGTAAACAAGATCTACTGGGATAATGAGGTTCTTGATGGAGGATATTGATTCAGTCTGGAACATTCTCTGTTCCGATGCAAAATCCGGGCACTTACAGGGAACTGCACGCCGTCTTCTCAACCCCGAAGGATGTTGTCCCGTGTATGCAGGCGTAAGATCTTCTGACCTTTCAAGGATAATTTTTTTTAATGTAGGTAAGGAAAATCTTCCGTCCAGAAATAGATTTTCTCAGACCCGCGCAATGGAGGTATATTCAGGGAAAATCCCCGGGGATAATTCATATGCAGTGTGCCTCATTCTCAGAGATAAGAGTTTTTCGGATCTCTTCTCAGTACTGGCAGTAGATATTGTCAGTGAGATTCAGGATGAACCGGGTGAAAAAGCAGCAGTAAAGAGATTTGTCCGGAGAATTAATACCTGGATATCATTCTTCGAAAAATTCGGCAATTCGGGGCTTACACCTGAAAAGGTAAGGGGCCTTTATGGTGAATTATGGTTCATAAGACAATACCTTCTTTCCAGCAAGGATCGTTATAAAAAAATAAGAGGCTGGACAGGTCCAGATGGTACACCGCATGATTTTCAGTTTGGAAAAACCGCTTTTGAAGTAAAGACAACTGCAACAAAAAAACCGTGGAAAGTCAAAATCTCCAATGAAATACAACTTGATGATTCAGGAATCGAAAATCTCTTTCTCTATCACCTGGCACTGAGAGAGATCGAAGGGGGCGCTCCGACACTTCCAGACCTTGTCGATGAAATACTGGATAATTTAAAATATACTCCTGAGATCCGTGGATATTTATTGGATATGCTGTTAAAAGCAGGTTATATGGAGGCTCAAAAAGATCATTATATCCATAAAGGATTTATAATATATGAAGAAAATTTTTATAGAATCTGTGATGGATTTCCAAGGCTTACAGGCAAGGATCTCCCTGAGGGAACCGGAGATATTAATTATAGTGTCTCTCTGGCATCTGCAGGCAGTTTTATAACCGAAAAAGAAAAGATAGACAATATATTGGGGAAATTAAGTAATGATATTTAATCTGACTCATCTCAACTCATTCTGCAGCGACTTCAGACAGGATGTCATCAGGGGATCTGAAGAGGACGGGAGCACACATGAGGACAAATTCACCGAACTCATAATGGATGCACTCGAAGAGGCAGATGAGACAGAAAATGCCGTGGTCTGTTACCACAAAAAGACCGGAATAAAGGTAAACGGTTATGGAGTAAATGATTCCGGCGACATTCTGGATCTATTTATCTCAGAATATTCCGGCCAGTCGCCACCGGGCAGCATTCCTAAATCCGACATTAGATTGGCATTCAGACGTGTTGAAAAATTCTTTGAAAAATGTCTGGATGGTTACTACAGATCTCTTGAAGAAGCACAGCCGGTCTATGATCTTTCAGACAGAATATACAGATTCAGCAGTGAATTAAGAAAAATAAGATTTTTTCTTCTGACTGATAAAACATCAAGACTTGAAGAGATTAAAGACAAGGAACAGGGAGATTTTGTATATACATACCAGGTGTGGGATATCAACAGGTATCACAAACTTGTTAGTTCAGGAAGAAGCAGGGAATCCATAATAATAAAAATAAAGGAAGATTTTGACAGCTCTCTGCCCTGCCTGGATGAAGGCGGTAAAAATCCAGTTTATACCTCTTATCTTGCAGTAATACCCGGGAAGACACTTGTTAGCCTGTACGATGAATACGGCCCAAGACTGCTTGAAAGGAATGTACGATCATACCTTCAGGTAAGAGGAAAGGTCAATAAAGGCATCCGGAACACTGTTCTAAACGATCCTGAAATGTTTCTTGCATACAACAACGGTCTTTCAACCACTGCCGAAGAGGTAACAACAGAAGTTATCGGAGGCAGGACATACATTACAGAGATTCGCGATTTTCAGATTGTCAACGGTGCACAGACCACCGCAACAATACATGATACATATGTGAAGAACAAAGATAAGGTTGATCTTCAGTATATTAATATTCCCATGAAACTGACAGTTTTGAAAGACAGTTCTCAATTAAATGAGATTGTTCCCAGAATATCACAGTACTCAAATACACAGAATAAAATAGATATGGCGGATTTTTCGTCAAACCATCCGTTCCACATAAAAATGGAGGAACTTTCTGGAAGGATTCGGGCTCCTTCTCGGGAAGGTATCCAGCTTGAATCATACTGGTTCTATGAGAGAGTCAGGGGCCAGTACCTGAATAAAAGAAATAGGGAAGTTACACCTGCAAAAAAGAAACTTTTTGATAAGATCTATCCCAAGAGTCAGAAAATTGAAAAGACAGAACTTCCAGTTTTTGAGCATACCTGGCAGATGCGACCCTATGATGTCAGTCTCGGCAAACAAAAAAATTATAAACTTTTCATGGACGAGATGGCATCCAGAAGTGTCATTGAACCAGATGAAAAATATTTTATCGGCGCCGTTGCAAAGGCAATACTTTACAGGACAACGTATTCAATTGTCCGGAGGGAACTTGAAGGGGGATATAGGCCCAATATTGTAACTTATTCCATTGCTTATCTGAATTATAAAACCGGTAGTAAAATCAATCTCGAAAAAATCTGGAAGGAACAGGATATCTGTCCTGAACTCCGGGATGTCCTCTCCCAACTTGTAAAGGATATACAGCAGTTTATTATAACCGCTCCAGAGGGCAAAAATGTCACTGAATTCTGTAAAAAAAAGGAATGCTGGGATAAACTTTGTCAGGGAAATATTGAGTTAGCTGAAGGGGTCAGGGCGGCGTTTTCAGATGCTGAAAAACCAAATAAATCAGGGATAACAGCAAGTATTCCATTCAGCAGTGTTTCCCCGGAAGAATGGAAAAAAATTGAAGTTTGGGGCCTTCAAACAAGTTATCTTAACTCTAAACAGCGTAATATTGCAAAAAAGATCTTTTCAAATATGAAGGCAGGCAGATACTGTTCTCCTGATCTTATGCTTGAAGCCCTGGCTGTAATTAACATCGCCAAAAATATGGGTTTTAATTTTTCCTCGTACAGTACGTCCAGAAAAGATGAATCTGAAAAATACAATATTTTTAGTGAAGAACCTGCAAAATCAAATTCAGAATCCACCCCGGTATCCCCGGTTGAATCCTCAGGAATTTCCGATAAAATGATAGAAGCGGAGGTAATTCGGGTTCTGAAAAAGCATGGCGGCAAATGTAGAGTATCAGATTTGATCGGAGAACTGGAAAAAACATGGGATAGTCAGTTGACAGAATATGATCGTGAGATCTATGGGTCAGGTTATTCCAGATGGAGAGTCAGGGTTACGGGAATGAAAAATCATCTGATTGAGAATAAAATTCTGAAGAAGCACTCAGAGAATGGAATCTGGGTTCTGAATCCGCGTTATGGCCCTGGAAAGATAACCGGCCCAGAAAAAATAAACGATAAACCAGAGTTGATAAAAGATAAGTATGGAAAAATACTGAACACAGGCATTTCAGATGAAAAGATCGAAGAGGATATTGTCCGTGTTCTTAAAATGCACGGTGGTGCCACACAACTTTCCACTCTTCTTTCTGAACTTGAGGATGTTTGGGGCGGAGTTTTAACCCCGGTGGATCTTGAGAAAAGTAAGACAGGATATGTCAGATGGCGAACAAGGGTTTCCACAAAAAAGAATAACCTGATTAAAAAAGGAATCCTTGATAAAAATCGTCAGTCCGGGATCTGGAAGCTTGATAAGAGGACATATAATGATTCAGTTAAGGTAACTGAGGGATTTTTGTCTGAGGATTCAGTGCATGCTCATGATTAAAGTAAAAGGAAAAGACACTCTTTTAGAAGATATGACAAAAAATACCCGATGTCAGGAAGGGAATAAATTGTACGATTAATCCTCCCTGACCTGCACCCCTTCCAGGTAATACCTGCACATCTCCTTTAACGGACACTCCTGATGAAGAGGAACCTGTGCTCTGCAGATCGCAGCGGTAAAATCCAGGATTGCAAAGAGAAGTCGTCCCGGATCTTCCACAGAAAAAAGATCTTCTGCGATGGTTCTGACATCCCTCTTTCTTCTGATCTCACCGGTGAGATGTAATCCATAGAATCTGTTGATAAACCTCGCAATGTTTGAATCAATAACCGGATGCGACTTTCCATAACATATGGTGAGGATTGCTCCAGCCACATACTCTCCGACTCCCGGAATTTCTCTCAATCCATTCTCTGTTTCAGGGAACTTTCCTCCAGATTCCCTGACGATGTATCGGGCTGCCTCGATGAAGTGTGCTGAACGCCAGTGAAGCCCGAGGTGTTCCGTCACCAGCCGGACATCAGAAATATTCGCCTGTGCAAGGCTGAAAACATCCGGATAATGAAGGATAAACTCAGTATATACTGGAACAACCTGATCTGCCCGCGTTCTATGCAGCATGAATTCAGCAATCATGACCCTGTAA contains:
- a CDS encoding kelch repeat-containing protein, giving the protein MLFVGTTSAAVPAASFTAAPTEGVAPLTVAFTDTSDGDPTGQAWFFGDEDYTQAWTPLPDAGWSARSFPATVALPDGTIVLMGGCEWPAYTNDTWKSTDGGRTWTEVNASSGWTARSGHTTVALPDGTIVLMGGFDGTAERNDTWISTDRGVTWEQVNASSGWTARQAHTAVALPDGTIVLMGGFDGTGFVNDVWRSEDGGVTWTKLPDAGWSKRMYPESVAMPDGSIILMGGASGGPTGGLCNDTWRSEDGGRTWTELPRAGWTGRMYPESVAMPDGSVLLMGGYDGGYTNDVWRSTDDGATWTQVPDAGWMGRSGHTSVAMPDGSVVVMGGSDGTDKNDVWQFGPAGSTDQNPTHTYEVAGTYTVTLQAFNADGPARATGTVTVAACVPPTAAFTGTPLSGTAPLTVCFTDASTGDPTGRTWFFGDEDYTEAWTQLPDAAWPARICFSSVATPDGTIIIMGGWDETTNLNDVWRSADGGATWTKAGDARWSARSHHAAVALPDGSVVVMGGSDAASLNDTWISTDKGRTWTLQNASSGWTARGDPAVVALADGSIVLMGGSDPWWKNDTWISTDRGMTWTMQNASSGWTGRTFHSSVAMPDGSIILTGGLDGTARLNDTWRSTDEGVTWTLMNGSSGWAGRTSHSMVAMPDGSVLLMGGWNGTPLHDAWRSTDNGATWTRLPDAAWAGRYYHASVALPDGSVVVMGGLDDDARLNDVWRLRPAESGQNPTHTYTTPGTYTVTFQAFNAGGYDREQKTVTVRVPSSGGGDGDDSWTAPAAQSLTSRDVTVSGRSAVSRVNVTGTGTSGIIVTATVLSAPPAGVPPVPGSVLEYVDLVPARYTNITGATVTFTVPVAWMEEHRLSPADVVLYHYANATWNALPTTAGATADGGVTFTATSPGFSLYAISGVAEVPAEPTTIPTPAATASPATPVTTAEETTAVPTTQQAAPALPLAAIAVGGGFLLRRRRIQR
- a CDS encoding PD-(D/E)XK motif protein translates to MEDIDSVWNILCSDAKSGHLQGTARRLLNPEGCCPVYAGVRSSDLSRIIFFNVGKENLPSRNRFSQTRAMEVYSGKIPGDNSYAVCLILRDKSFSDLFSVLAVDIVSEIQDEPGEKAAVKRFVRRINTWISFFEKFGNSGLTPEKVRGLYGELWFIRQYLLSSKDRYKKIRGWTGPDGTPHDFQFGKTAFEVKTTATKKPWKVKISNEIQLDDSGIENLFLYHLALREIEGGAPTLPDLVDEILDNLKYTPEIRGYLLDMLLKAGYMEAQKDHYIHKGFIIYEENFYRICDGFPRLTGKDLPEGTGDINYSVSLASAGSFITEKEKIDNILGKLSNDI
- a CDS encoding Z1 domain-containing protein encodes the protein MNDVKRGTKLVRDLIEDKIKEGLLKREDIAEAIEDLMPVLKKMFDWDEGKIRDTLQREVESQTNTWLVENAAVLENDENHAPWLDDKRGKLNWEFWNSYIEYLQDKGWSGTLIENLDNTTDNILRRLEDPVREGNWDRRGMVVGEIQSGKTSNYIGLACKAFDAEYKLVIILAGIHNSLRSQTQIRVNEGIIGSNTISGIDDPDSQKRTGVGLLPGYDYKKRPGTLTSIEDNGDFSKKVMKSAGIKPGQMPLILVVKKNVTSLKNIKNWALSEAQRVETGEKILRDVPLLLIDDEADNASIDTNKIPDAEPDEESDEEYEPTRINGLIRGILHSFEKSSYVGYTATPFANIFIYPVKYLTKYGRDLFPRNFIISLPTPSNYIGPEKVFGFDDDPETGIEGQDGLPLVIPVHDSADYIPSIHKSDHYISEIPESLKKAVKYFILSCTARTVRGHPNEHNSMLVHVTRYINVQTRIGVLVESELRAVQQKLKYGTGRNSENILEEFHEIWETDFVPVTRTVIEKTGDAAISEVSWDEIKEHIVPVALKIRIIIANSSSKDVLEYRNHEKVGLSAIIIGGDRLSRGLTLEGLTISYYLRSTHMYDTLMQMGRWFGYRPGYLDLCRIFTTSELIECYRHIALAGKELREEFIHMADTGATPEDYGLRVRTHPGNMIVTSVNKMRYGEKMRLSYAGTVSESVVYFRDRNQNEKNIKSTGDFITELNSGRDFSNMKKYYLWRNIPAEDVISYMDSIKTHPHSYKANSSLISKYIKKASAKGELTSWTIVLMNSGNGDKIKIGDYEVKSVIRSRLNTEDTSSDKYTIRRLISTRDEWLDMDEPVRKNIMAMTVEAWKNGKIKSKEAPEIPSGRIIREKRDKSSGLLLIYPVDLREGNKILVHTTGFAVSFPYSKTAPDIEYIVNKIYWDNEVLDGGY
- a CDS encoding ATP-binding protein, with amino-acid sequence MSTEDNKKDLQEILGEYADPRPSALIESLRAFGYDLKTSIADLIDNSISAHAKNIYVDFYYNGFDSSVTITDDGIGMTLEGLVNAMRPGSFSPLEVRKPEDLGRFGLGLKTASFSQCRRTTVFSKIEGSTGNARTWDLDTVIAGNKWQLIIPNSSGEIREFSRIRNFNSGTVVLWEKTDRISSGMETECANDLNRFNDMIDEVSEHLSMTFHRFLEGHGKINIFINGNPVEPWDPFLSSHPSTQEITDEPIPLSKEIVNITPYVLPHHSRITDEEHERSSGPKGWNDQQGFYIYRNRRLLVSGSWLNLGFKKEEHYKLARIKVDIPNSLDSQWQIDVKKAVARPPPQIRDDLKRLARLTRKRASDIYRHRGKIIARTQSGNDTFMWEIITKNRKPTYKINRKHPLVSDLLNDDSVNHTKIRQLLKGIEETVPISAIILKNSENPDSISAPFEHSSEDEIYGYIDVFYLALKKRGFTDSAILEKLRFHEEFRDYQDLIDIYFEKRRKNE
- a CDS encoding UbiA family prenyltransferase, which translates into the protein MTLRAYADLLRIHFAFAWPLLFCSGLFLAFTAYQNFSWPLVVTAALIGLFGFEAGMVLNDYVDRERDTKDVEGRLTRYWRLFGTRPLAAGEIPATHALGLFLILGLLALLLIATLPYPHSLWVAAIMGYSFAVEVFYQVKKRDQTFPIAQVVGRTDFALFPVAGYLVAGTPDLTALLYFLFFYPYALAHLGANDLVDVENDHARGMRTVTVLYGTRGTAHWIAGFTALHGGAALLFAGVLGPTARAGLLVGFAMLLVANVVILRGPTPEAAMRVLPLFHLAMVVYAGGMILGAVW